The nucleotide window TGCCTTTTTATTGCATGAATCATTAAATCACcagtaaatatttaaacaagtCAAATACTGATTATATTATGAAGTTAAACGCTTTTATTAAAACCAACTGGTGATGAAGAGTTTATATTTTTCCTTCATAATAATCTTGTCCAGGAAAATGAGGTTAATCGCTGATGAGCGGGgcagaaaaatatgcaaatatgttcCCAATCAGCCATCTTAAAGCATATCTGTCCCCTTTCAGAGCGTGCTCCTCATGCTGGGCTCCCCGGCATCGCCAAGGAAACGGCCCTTCGAGTTGCTAAGCGACCTGGTGGACGACGGCGGCTTCGGCGAGGACCTTCACCCGGAGCGCTGGGATGTGTCAGCGCTGGACGAGATGGCTCGCTACACCAAGCTGGGCCTCGGCGTAGGGGGGGAGCTGCTGGCCGGCTCGGAGGAGGCCGTCCTGATGGGCCGCTGGGGGAGGAGCCgcgaggaggagaagcaggaggaggaggaggagaggaggaggaagagcagcaaGGCGCCGACGACGCACGCGGCACCTCCGGTCACCCAGGAAGTCCAGGTCGCCTCCGCcgtagagagggaggaagggcgTATCTGCGTTACCACGACGACAGAGAGGGAGTTGGGCGTTGCAGGAAGAGCGGCGGGGGGAGGACAGGATGGGGGGATTGTGAGGGGGCGCACTGTGGAGGTATATCAGGTGgcacaggaggaagaggaggtggtggCGGCGGCCGCGGCAGGTTTGGCTCTGGAGCACTGCAGCGAGGAGCACAACTACTCCCTGAGCCAAGGAGGCGAGCTGGGGACGGGAGGCGCTCACAACCcccagacagaggaggaggaggaggagggggaggaggtgcAGGCGGGGGAGACACAGCAGGAGGCGCGGGACAGAGAGGAGGCCAAAGGGtcggagctggagctggagcttgagctggaggagaaggacgaggagcaggaggaagaagaagaagaggaggaggaggaggacgacgaAGAGGacgaaggagaggagggagcgGAGGAGACGGCGGCCGAGGCTGAACTCTCCAGCTCCTCGGAAACCGAATGCGGTGAGTTCTGCTTTAGGTTCTTGTTTACGTGTCTTCGGTGGCG belongs to Scomber scombrus chromosome 2, fScoSco1.1, whole genome shotgun sequence and includes:
- the LOC133997999 gene encoding CREB3 regulatory factor-like is translated as MPQPGMNGMEPAFGEAYGGHRGLLSPYPLAMSPQGGRTEYDQSVLLMLGSPASPRKRPFELLSDLVDDGGFGEDLHPERWDVSALDEMARYTKLGLGVGGELLAGSEEAVLMGRWGRSREEEKQEEEEERRRKSSKAPTTHAAPPVTQEVQVASAVEREEGRICVTTTTERELGVAGRAAGGGQDGGIVRGRTVEVYQVAQEEEEVVAAAAAGLALEHCSEEHNYSLSQGGELGTGGAHNPQTEEEEEEGEEVQAGETQQEARDREEAKGSELELELELEEKDEEQEEEEEEEEEEDDEEDEGEEGAEETAAEAELSSSSETECEVEAEPARQPGERPSKRRCFWEYRRARESATKKKLGGDVHWSLSWSSSTLPSTLYRREGKKGRRKARKTDASDLTPNPQKLHNIGEQLQKLNAAIDGMGPVNDLPAVARARSRKEKNKLASRACRLKKKAQHEANKIKLWGLNQEYENLLGALLRIKEVIRQRVESSEEEDTDERGMTQRLEDILRESSGPLVAGRTKDFVQRILAASADGQSQRKEPPQGGDEAAG